Below is a genomic region from Treponema sp. OMZ 798.
GGGCCGCGTTTTTTTATGATAAGGCTGATAGGATCGGGTTCAGCAAGCGAAAAGGGCTTTTCTCCAACTCCCGGAATCCACAAAAAGACAAACTGTCCCGCTTCGAATTTACACTTTCCGTTTAGGGTAATTATGACGATATCTTCACTTTCTTTTTCGATTTTTACGATGGTTTTAGCTTCATAGTCCAAGGCCTTTTTTTTGCGTAAAAAAGAGGATGTTTTATCGGTTTCTTTTCCGCGTATGCAGTTTAGAGCATCCGAGGCCAAGGCCTTAAAAAAAGGTTTTAAATCGTCCTGTTCAAGCATACCGCAGGCAGACCCGATTCCGACTACATCGGCTCCGGCCCTGACAAGCCCGGCAGCCTGAGCTCCGGACATAACGCCGCCCATTCCGATTATAGGAATTTCTTCCCCGACAGCCTTCCGTATATCGCTAATACATTCTAAAGCTCTCGGAAACACCCATGAGCCGCTCATACCGCCCTTTCCTCCCAGTTTATTTTGCAAGATTGGCTTGCCTGAATGGGGTTCAATATAAACTTTTGGGCCTACGGTGTTGATGGCCGTGATTCCGTCTGCTCCGGCTTCGATTACGGAGGAAGCTATAGCTCCTATATCTTCAACATTTGGGGTTAATTTTACAAAGATAGGAACAGTACAATCCGGCAGAGCTTTTTTTAAGGCCCTTACGTATCCGCTAGCAATCGCAGGGTCGCAGCCTATGGAGGCGCCGAAACCAGCCGAAGCATGGGGACAAGAAAAGTTAAGCTCAAAGGTGTCGGCTAATTCTTCAAAGCCCTTCACAAGACTGATAAAATCTTCGGGATTTGAGGCCGAAAGAGAAACATTTAAAATTGCGTTAGTCTTCCAAGAGGAGCGGAGCTCTTTAAGTTCTTTTACGGCCTGTTCCATTCCGCAGTTACGAAGACCTACGGAATTCCCGAAGCACCCCAATTCGGGCTCACAAAGGATGGGCTCGCGGTTTCCCGGATTGGGCAGCACCTGAAAGCTCTTTGTAGTAACAAGACCGAAGCCCAGCTCATCGGCACAGTACCTTATCAGATGGGGCTTTGTCGAAAGTACACCCGAAACCGTTGCAAGAACGGGTTCTGCCCTTCCTTCTCTCGCTGCCGTACCTGCATTTTTAATTTTTTGTATTATTTCTGCCTTGTTTTTCATTGAACACTCTCCGTTAATTTTTCCCCATCAGTTTTTTATCTCTTAATATTCATATGAAAGATAATACCAACTTGGTAAAACTTTACATAAGTTTTTTTATCGGTATCGAGAATCCTTGTTTGGTAAAAATCATCATTGCTGCCGCCTTTATAAAGCGGCTTTGTGTGCCACTGAGCCAAAAGAAGGATGTTATAATCTTTTTTTATGTTAAAGTTGATTATGGGGCCGAAGGTGGTATAAATAAGGTCTTCACCCCAAGTCTTTCTATCTAAGTCTTTAGGAGACGCATATAATTTTTTTTCGGTATCGATCTTTAAAGCCGCAAGGTCAAGAAAGATAGGCATCTTATACCCTATTAAATAGGAAGCCTGATATTTCCAGCCGTTACGATTTTGTCCGCTGTCATCTTTATAAATCCAAGAAGTTTCAGGTGATACACCGGTCATGGCATGGTAAAGGGCATATTGATCCATACGGAAAACCACATGACTCCAATCATGAGGGATTACAGCACCCAGATCAAACTGTAAGGCTCCGCCTAATGAGAAAGAGTAAACGGCATTTGTCAAAACAAGGTTTTTTTTATGAGTTTTTCCTGAATCGTTTTCATTAATGCCTATGCCGATAATGTCCTTGGGCTTGACAGGAATATTCCAGCCCGAGCCTACAGTTGCCTCGGTATATAACTCCATAAAAGCAACAGGAACCCAGGTAATTCCCGTAACGGCTCCTAAGCTTACAGGACTAATTTCCGCTCCTATTTTAAAGTTGATATGATTATCTTTCATCAATGGATTATCAAACCTCATTAAAGGAATTTTAAAATTCTGATTTACACCAAGCAAGGCTTGTGGAGGCCATGTTGCTATAAAGTTTATGTTAGTTATATACTCACTGCCTTGATTTTTTTGTTGAGGTATATCTTCATTACCAATACTTGAATCTTGTGCATTAATCGGCAATAAAAACAAAAGAAAAGAAAGAAGGCACAATAAAAAATTCTTCATCAATTAAGCTCCTCAGTTATTGCTCAAGTTAAGTTTATACCGCTTAATTCTATCACATTGCATAATAGGGGTCAAGATAGGCTTAAAGTGCTTTAATGCTTGACAGAATAAAAATTTACCATATAATATATCTATTATGATACATTTAATTAAAGATATTTTAACCTCAGAACCAAAAGGCCAAGCTATCGATGTTTACGGCTGGGTTCGCACAAAGCGGGAAACCAAGAATTTGGTTTTTATCGAGATCAATGACGGCTCTTGTTTTGCCTCCATTCAGGCAGCATTTGACAGGGATAAGGGACTCGATAATAATACGGAAGCTCTCTTAAAGAAAGCCGGCACCGGAGTTTCGGTAAAGGTTTCAGGTAATCTTGTTCCCTCACCGGCTGCGGGACAGAGTGTTGAGCTTCAGGCTAATAATATCCATATTTTCGGTGATGCCGATCAGGAAAAATATCCTTTACAAAAGAAACATCATACCATGGAATTTTTACGGGAGAAAGCTCATTTAAGAGCCCGCACAAATACCTTCGGGGCAGTCGCCCGAATGAGAAGCCAGATGGCCTATGCAATTCACACCTTTTTTCAGGAAAGAGGTTTTCAATATGTGCATACGCCTATTATTACGGGTTCGGATTGCGAGGGTGCCGGCGAGATGTTCCATGTTACCACCTTCGACATAGAAGAAACTGTAAAAAAAGCTCTAAAAGATAAAAAAGATCCCGATTCCTTTAAAATAGATTATTCTCAAGACTTTTTCGGCAAGCAGACCAACCTGACCGTTTCGGGACAGTTGGAGGGAGAAACCTATGCGACGGCCCTTTCGCGCATTTACACATTCGGCCCGACCTTTAGGGCGGAAAACTCGAACACAAGCCGCCACCTTGCAGAGTTCTGGATGGTAGAGCCCGAAATGTCCTTCTTTACGATAAAGGAGAACATGGAGTTGGCGGAAGACTTTATCGTCTACCTTTTAAAATGGGCACTGGAAAAGTGCAGGGAAGATTTGGAATTCTTTGATTCGAGAATCAAAAAAGGGCTTATCGAAATGCTTAAAAATGTCGTAAACACGCCTTTCACCCGTCTTACCTATACCGAAGCTATAGCCGAACTTGAAAAGCACCTTGACCGCTTCGAGTTTAAGCCCTACTGGGGCTGCGATCTCCAAAGCGAACATGAAAGGTTTTTAACCGAAGAAGTATATAAGGGTCCCGTAATCGTTACCGACTATCCCAAGGAGATTAAGTCCTTTTATATGAAGTTAAACGAGGACGGAAAAACGGTAAGGGGCATGGATGTGCTTGTTCCGGGCTTGGGCGAAATCATCGGGGGTTCCGAAAGGGAAGAAAACCTAGATATTTTGCAAGGCAGAATTAAGGAACTGGGATTGAGAGAAGAAGACTATTGGTGGTACCTTGATCTCCGCCGATACGGAACCGTTCCTCATTCGGGATTCGGCCTCGGCTTTGAAAGGCTCCTCCTCTATGTTACGGGTATGGGAAACATAAGGGACGTTATCCCCTTCCCCCGAGCACCTAAATTGGCAGAGTTCTAATTATTTTAATACAAATTAAGCTTTAAAATGAAGCACAGCTCAAAAAGAATTTTAAAATGTATTTTTATCCTCTTTGCGGCTGTGCTTTTTTGTGTTTTAAGCTTTGCAGGTTTCGTTTTTTTTCATGTTTCCGAATTAAAAAAGGCCGAGCCTCTTCAAATTTCTTACGAACAGGTTGAAAGAGCTCTTGATATTTTTTACAAAGAGCATAAATTCAATGCCGAGTTTCCGCCCCTTAATTCCATCGAAAATCTTTTACCCGTTCAAAAACCGCCTTCTGCAGCTGCGGTAAAACCGGCCGATATCGAATTACCTCAAATCGATGCGGAAGCCTATATTCTTATTCATGCAAAAACAGGAACAATTTTGGCGGAACACAATGCAGAAAAACAAATTCCTCCGGCCTCCCTTACAAAGCTGGTAACGATTTATACCATGCTGCAAAATCCCGAATTTCAAAATTTGAAAAAGAGGGTCAGTCCGCCTAAGGAGGCCTGGGCCGTTTTTTTACCTCGCGGGGCTGCATGGATGGGCTTGGGAGAAAATCAAACTTTGACCGTAGAAGAATTGATAAGAGGAATGACCGTTTGTTCCGGGAATGATGCAGCCCTTGCCGCAGCCATCCTTACTGAAGGAAGCCTTAAAAAGTTTACGCTTAAAATGAACGAGGCCGTCAAAAAGATGGGTTTAAAATCCACCTGCTTTGAGGACTCTTCGGGCTTAAGCGAAAAGAACCAAACCACTGCCAAGGACTTTGCCCTATTTTCTCTTCATTATTTAAAACGCTATCCCGAAAACCTAAAAAAATTTCATTCGCTAAATGAGATAAGCTATCCCCAAAAGCACAATATTCTTATCAAAAAAAATTCCTCAGGCTTAAAACAGTTTCAAATTACAAAGCCTGCTACCAATACTCTTTTAAAAAAACTGGAAGGCTGTGACGGCTTAAAAACAGGCTTTATTTACGAGTCGGGTTTTAATATTTCGCTTACAGCTCAAAAAAACGGTGAGCGTTTTATTGCGGTTATCTTGGGCGGCCATTGGAAAAACTTAAAAGAAGGAATCTCCACAAGAGAGCAAAATTCGATTAAGCTTATGAACTTTGCATTCGATAATTTTGCAAGCTTCGATATAAAGGAGTACAACAAAATCGAAAAAACCGTAAAGGTACTTGGCTCAAACCTAAACGCAAAAAATTCCGCAATTATTCCCGTCCCTGCAAATTTGGATTTTTCGCAAGATTATCTTACCGTGTTTAAAAACGATGAGAGGCATATAGAAAGAGTCATCAATCTACCCGAAACAATAAAGGCTCCTATTTCTGCAGGCCGGCAAATCGGTTCTATGGAATACCGTATCAAAGATTCGGGCCTGATCCTAAAAACCATACCCCTGCTCTGCCCTATCGATATAAAAGATGGCTCATCTTTTAGAAAATTTATAGACGGTTTTTTTAGATAATTTTTGTAAAAGAATAGTAAATATTTCAAATAATACATACAACATAATTGATGATAGGCTATAAAAATTTATCCGTTACGGACAAACCCGATATGAGGGAAAGGCTTTTAGAGTACGGGCCTCAGAATTTAAGCGACTCTGATTTGGTGGCCATTCTTTTACGCACAGGCATTAAGGATAAACCCGTAAAAGAATTGGCCGAGGACATTATTCTCCACATCGACAGGGCAAGGCCTGAAAAAATTGAGGGCTATCTGCGCTCTATCCGCGGGATGGGAGATTCAAAGATTTCAACGGTTCTTGCTGCCATGGAATTGGGAAGGAGGTATTACGACAATAAGAACCGAACGATTTCGCACCCGACCGATGTTGTTCCGCTCTTGCAGCACTATGCAGGGAGGGACAGGGAGCATTTTATCTGCGTTTCCTTAAACGGAGCAAACGAAATTATTGCAACCCGTGTTGTAAGTGTCGGTACAATAAACAGAACGATTGTGCATCCGCGTGAGGTTTATTCCGATCCGCTAAAGGACAGGGCGGCTGCAATAATTGCAGCCCATAATCATCCTTCGGGAAATTTGGAACCTTCAAGTGAAGATATGGAGCTGACACACCGCATCTACGAGGCAGGAAAAATTTTAGGCATCAAGCTTTTGGATCACATAATCTTGGTGCCCAACGGAAATTTTTTCAGTTTTGTGCAAAGCGGCATGAGATTGGATATGTAAGCTCTAATCGAAAAAGAGGCAGAGCCCGATTACTTCTTTGCAGCCTCCTTCTTTTAAGGCCGCAGCACAAAAGTTAAGGGTTGCTCCCGTGGTCATAACATCGTCCAAGATGATGAGCTTTTCGGGCAAGGCGGGTTTTAAATCCTTGGATTGTAAAAGCCGCTTTTTTTGTTTTAAAAAAATCTTTCCTTTTAGGTTGCTTGCCCGTTTTTCGCGGGAAAGGCTTTTTTGGGAAGCCCCGTCCTTCCGCTTTAAGCAGCGGAGAATAGGAAGATTATACAAATGTTCCAAATAGACGGAGAGATCTTCTATTTGATCCCAGCCCTTGTTTTTAATCTTTTTAGGACGGGGCGGAACCGGCACCATAGGAATGTTTTGAAGCTCAAGACTCCCTTCAATAAAGGCAGCAAGGGCAGAAGCATAAATTTCTGCAAAGCCTCTCATGTTTTGATTTTTCCACAAGCGTAAAAGCTCGCCGCCCCTGCCCTTGTAAGGATAGAGGGTGTAAACCCTTTTTACAAAATCGGATTGAAGAGAAAGCAGCTTTGCACTACCCTCTTTTTTTTCAGTTTCTTGCTCATTCGTTTTTTCTCCTGCCCCTTCTTCATTTTTTTCCCGTAATTTAGCCCTGCAATTTGTGCAAAGCTCCTTTTCGGAAATTAAAATCTTTCCGCAAGAAGAGCAAAACTTTTCCGGGTATTTAAGCCGGAACAAAACAGGCTCGGTAATTTCTTTTTGCAAACACTTACCGCAAAGCGGAATACCGGTTCCCGTTTCTTCCCCGCAAAAGAAACAAACCTGAGGACAAATTATACGGGCATAAATATTCCTCAGAAAAGTCAACGCCTCTAATTTAAATCTTTTTATCATGATAATACTTCTCCTTCCTATAAGTATTATCTTAATTTTATGAGTCTTTTAGTATATTTTAAAAATTCTTAAAAAAAAATTAAACGGAGTATTTACTTTTTACGGAACGTCTACATTACTTC
It encodes:
- a CDS encoding dihydroorotate dehydrogenase, which encodes MKNKAEIIQKIKNAGTAAREGRAEPVLATVSGVLSTKPHLIRYCADELGFGLVTTKSFQVLPNPGNREPILCEPELGCFGNSVGLRNCGMEQAVKELKELRSSWKTNAILNVSLSASNPEDFISLVKGFEELADTFELNFSCPHASAGFGASIGCDPAIASGYVRALKKALPDCTVPIFVKLTPNVEDIGAIASSVIEAGADGITAINTVGPKVYIEPHSGKPILQNKLGGKGGMSGSWVFPRALECISDIRKAVGEEIPIIGMGGVMSGAQAAGLVRAGADVVGIGSACGMLEQDDLKPFFKALASDALNCIRGKETDKTSSFLRKKKALDYEAKTIVKIEKESEDIVIITLNGKCKFEAGQFVFLWIPGVGEKPFSLAEPDPISLIIKKRGPFTEALFELKEGDTIYMRGLYGKGIRPPKTENALLIAGGTGIAVLPALAKRLKKQGTTVSSYVGTSGEIKNGEPNGIEKILIECGAYKKVADKGVVGRVLNQFQKDNIEENTGLPIQGKAESMGKLEFFSAYLVGPMIFMRRASEILLKMGVRKSQIFMSLEMNTMCGVGICGECSCGNILTCKKGTFVSLDQIDDFY
- the asnS gene encoding asparagine--tRNA ligase; the encoded protein is MIHLIKDILTSEPKGQAIDVYGWVRTKRETKNLVFIEINDGSCFASIQAAFDRDKGLDNNTEALLKKAGTGVSVKVSGNLVPSPAAGQSVELQANNIHIFGDADQEKYPLQKKHHTMEFLREKAHLRARTNTFGAVARMRSQMAYAIHTFFQERGFQYVHTPIITGSDCEGAGEMFHVTTFDIEETVKKALKDKKDPDSFKIDYSQDFFGKQTNLTVSGQLEGETYATALSRIYTFGPTFRAENSNTSRHLAEFWMVEPEMSFFTIKENMELAEDFIVYLLKWALEKCREDLEFFDSRIKKGLIEMLKNVVNTPFTRLTYTEAIAELEKHLDRFEFKPYWGCDLQSEHERFLTEEVYKGPVIVTDYPKEIKSFYMKLNEDGKTVRGMDVLVPGLGEIIGGSEREENLDILQGRIKELGLREEDYWWYLDLRRYGTVPHSGFGLGFERLLLYVTGMGNIRDVIPFPRAPKLAEF
- a CDS encoding D-alanyl-D-alanine carboxypeptidase family protein, which encodes MKHSSKRILKCIFILFAAVLFCVLSFAGFVFFHVSELKKAEPLQISYEQVERALDIFYKEHKFNAEFPPLNSIENLLPVQKPPSAAAVKPADIELPQIDAEAYILIHAKTGTILAEHNAEKQIPPASLTKLVTIYTMLQNPEFQNLKKRVSPPKEAWAVFLPRGAAWMGLGENQTLTVEELIRGMTVCSGNDAALAAAILTEGSLKKFTLKMNEAVKKMGLKSTCFEDSSGLSEKNQTTAKDFALFSLHYLKRYPENLKKFHSLNEISYPQKHNILIKKNSSGLKQFQITKPATNTLLKKLEGCDGLKTGFIYESGFNISLTAQKNGERFIAVILGGHWKNLKEGISTREQNSIKLMNFAFDNFASFDIKEYNKIEKTVKVLGSNLNAKNSAIIPVPANLDFSQDYLTVFKNDERHIERVINLPETIKAPISAGRQIGSMEYRIKDSGLILKTIPLLCPIDIKDGSSFRKFIDGFFR
- the radC gene encoding DNA repair protein RadC, whose product is MIGYKNLSVTDKPDMRERLLEYGPQNLSDSDLVAILLRTGIKDKPVKELAEDIILHIDRARPEKIEGYLRSIRGMGDSKISTVLAAMELGRRYYDNKNRTISHPTDVVPLLQHYAGRDREHFICVSLNGANEIIATRVVSVGTINRTIVHPREVYSDPLKDRAAAIIAAHNHPSGNLEPSSEDMELTHRIYEAGKILGIKLLDHIILVPNGNFFSFVQSGMRLDM
- a CDS encoding ComF family protein; its protein translation is MIKRFKLEALTFLRNIYARIICPQVCFFCGEETGTGIPLCGKCLQKEITEPVLFRLKYPEKFCSSCGKILISEKELCTNCRAKLREKNEEGAGEKTNEQETEKKEGSAKLLSLQSDFVKRVYTLYPYKGRGGELLRLWKNQNMRGFAEIYASALAAFIEGSLELQNIPMVPVPPRPKKIKNKGWDQIEDLSVYLEHLYNLPILRCLKRKDGASQKSLSREKRASNLKGKIFLKQKKRLLQSKDLKPALPEKLIILDDVMTTGATLNFCAAALKEGGCKEVIGLCLFFD